The Halalkalibacter krulwichiae genome has a segment encoding these proteins:
- the istA gene encoding IS21 family transposase, whose translation MIVEVHQLKRQGFKVAVIARKCNLSRTTVYEYLERDFEEACRWVDDLKTRNRKLDPFQDHILGWLKEHPDLSASQVSDWLEERYSFSDVGDSTVRTYVRELREKYHIPKTVTFRSYEAIEELPKGKQIQVDFGEMKIRTFEGKWIKIYVIAFVLSHSRYKYAEWQDRPFTTRDVLRCHENAFEYYGGRTDEIVYDQDKLMTVSENGGDIIYTEEFQAYKVQRGFSVYLCKAADPESKGKIENVVKFIKRNFAKNRVFHQLDTWNEHCLAWLDRKGNYQVHNTIKKRPVDVFALEKPHLRKVSTLLSFESNHGTSITRTVHKDNIIKYQSNRYSLPLGTYKPQGENTVYIRIDKEELIIEKTPGGALLATHPLSRGKGQLIKNTHHSRDKSKGIQAYMETIRASFDEQDRIQLFLEEIEKRYPRYIRDQLQILHRAVKNFEPFIQPALDICIKQTLWSANDFHDVIKHLARIENHEGTILPTDIPIIEMSSIHYKEKASVRELDGYLKILGGV comes from the coding sequence ATGATTGTTGAAGTTCATCAATTGAAAAGACAAGGTTTTAAAGTTGCTGTTATTGCGAGAAAGTGCAATCTATCAAGAACTACAGTTTATGAATATCTAGAAAGGGATTTTGAAGAAGCATGTAGGTGGGTGGACGATTTGAAGACTAGGAATCGGAAGCTGGATCCTTTTCAAGATCATATTCTAGGATGGTTAAAAGAGCATCCTGATTTATCTGCTTCACAAGTTTCTGATTGGTTAGAGGAACGCTATTCTTTTTCTGACGTTGGTGATAGTACTGTTCGTACTTATGTTAGAGAGTTGCGAGAAAAGTACCATATACCAAAAACTGTTACATTTCGTAGTTATGAAGCTATAGAAGAATTACCAAAGGGAAAACAAATACAAGTGGACTTTGGAGAAATGAAAATTAGGACATTTGAAGGGAAATGGATAAAAATTTATGTCATTGCCTTTGTCCTTTCCCACTCACGGTATAAATATGCTGAGTGGCAAGATCGGCCTTTCACGACTCGCGATGTTTTGCGTTGTCATGAGAATGCATTTGAGTATTACGGAGGCAGGACAGACGAGATTGTATATGATCAAGATAAGCTTATGACTGTAAGTGAAAATGGAGGCGACATTATCTATACGGAAGAGTTTCAAGCTTATAAAGTGCAAAGAGGGTTTTCAGTTTATTTATGTAAAGCAGCAGATCCAGAATCTAAAGGTAAGATTGAAAATGTTGTGAAATTCATTAAAAGGAACTTTGCGAAAAATCGAGTGTTTCATCAGCTGGACACGTGGAATGAGCATTGTTTAGCTTGGCTTGATAGGAAAGGAAACTATCAAGTGCACAATACAATAAAAAAGAGACCCGTCGATGTGTTCGCCCTGGAAAAGCCACATTTACGAAAGGTCTCCACTCTACTCTCTTTCGAGAGTAACCATGGAACAAGTATAACAAGAACTGTCCATAAGGACAATATTATCAAATATCAATCTAATAGGTATTCGCTACCACTTGGAACTTATAAACCGCAGGGAGAAAATACGGTCTATATTCGAATCGATAAAGAAGAGCTAATCATCGAAAAGACCCCAGGGGGTGCACTATTAGCTACTCACCCTCTTTCTAGAGGAAAAGGTCAACTAATAAAGAACACGCATCATTCAAGAGATAAATCAAAAGGGATACAAGCATATATGGAAACGATAAGAGCTTCTTTTGATGAACAGGATAGGATACAACTATTTCTTGAAGAAATTGAAAAGCGATACCCTAGATACATACGAGACCAGCTACAAATTTTACACAGAGCAGTGAAAAATTTTGAACCATTTATTCAACCTGCCTTAGATATTTGTATTAAGCAGACCTTGTGGAGTGCCAATGATTTTCATGATGTCATAAAACATTTAGCAAGAATTGAAAATCATGAGGGTACTATACTTCCCACTGATATTCCGATAATAGAAATGTCCTCCATTCATTACAAAGAGAAAGCATCTGTTAGAGAACTAGATGGTTATCTTAAGATTTTAGGAGGTGTCTAA
- the istB gene encoding IS21-like element helper ATPase IstB, with amino-acid sequence MEYSVESLQRQLHHLRMSETSKELPAFLRKAESHSWTYQEFLRELLSYEEKRREEKMIEKHLKWAKFPYQKTINEFNLKEMPSLSKRQLRQLQELSWLDESFNLLFLGPPGVGKTHIAIGLGLEAIQKGHRVSFVSMGELVPLLKSEEYLRKSQLKMKRIREADLIIIDDLMYMAMDQNEANLFFHLINHLYERSSIILTSNKGPEEWGELIGDKGITTAILDRLLHRSEVLHFDGASHRIKYRESLFQAKSVQN; translated from the coding sequence TTGGAATACTCGGTAGAGAGTTTACAAAGACAATTGCATCATTTAAGAATGTCCGAAACATCAAAAGAGCTGCCTGCTTTTTTAAGGAAAGCAGAGTCACACTCGTGGACCTATCAGGAGTTTCTTCGGGAATTACTTTCATATGAGGAAAAGCGTCGTGAAGAAAAAATGATCGAAAAACACTTGAAGTGGGCAAAGTTTCCTTACCAAAAGACCATTAATGAGTTTAATCTTAAAGAAATGCCATCACTTAGTAAGAGACAGTTAAGGCAGCTCCAGGAGCTTTCTTGGCTTGATGAATCTTTTAACCTACTATTTTTGGGACCGCCAGGTGTTGGCAAAACACATATAGCAATCGGATTGGGGTTAGAAGCCATTCAAAAAGGACATCGTGTATCTTTTGTATCCATGGGAGAATTAGTACCTTTATTAAAAAGTGAGGAATATCTTCGGAAATCTCAACTGAAAATGAAGAGAATTAGAGAAGCTGACCTAATCATAATCGATGATCTCATGTATATGGCAATGGATCAAAATGAAGCTAATCTATTTTTTCATCTGATTAACCATCTTTATGAACGAAGTTCAATCATTCTTACATCAAATAAAGGGCCTGAGGAGTGGGGAGAATTAATAGGAGATAAAGGAATAACAACGGCGATTTTAGATCGCCTTCTCCATCGCTCTGAAGTGCTTCATTTTGATGGAGCTAGTCATAGAATTAAGTATCGAGAGTCTCTGTTTCAAGCGAAAAGTGTTCAAAATTAA